In one window of Insulibacter thermoxylanivorax DNA:
- a CDS encoding site-2 protease family protein, giving the protein MIRLFGIPVRIHPLMWMIFAASLMTGYILEIIVLFGVVFIHELGHAAAARSLQWRVRAIRLLPFGGVAEVEEHGSVPAWQDVIVTLAGPLQHVWMIAFALICERLGLWGEAWTGYFIHVNMMIGLFNLLPILPLDGGKLLQTLLSLWMPYYQTLHISHVISLLCGSLMIAVSLGIWHAYGIDLNLLMIGIFLFISNWMDYRNISYIFLRFLMGREQRMRGKLSGGMTAHPILVTPGHTVSQVVRMLKREQYHVIYICNEEGKIKQTLPEQRVIQAFLMRNH; this is encoded by the coding sequence TTGATTAGGCTGTTTGGCATCCCGGTCCGCATCCACCCGCTCATGTGGATGATCTTCGCAGCCTCCTTGATGACGGGATATATCTTGGAGATCATCGTATTGTTCGGCGTTGTTTTCATTCATGAATTAGGACATGCCGCTGCTGCCCGCAGCCTTCAATGGCGGGTAAGAGCCATCCGACTCCTGCCCTTCGGCGGGGTTGCTGAGGTGGAGGAGCACGGCTCCGTTCCCGCCTGGCAAGATGTGATCGTCACGCTTGCGGGCCCGCTGCAACATGTCTGGATGATCGCCTTCGCTTTGATCTGCGAACGGCTCGGCCTGTGGGGAGAAGCTTGGACGGGATACTTCATCCATGTGAACATGATGATCGGCCTCTTCAACCTCCTGCCGATCCTGCCGCTGGATGGGGGCAAACTGTTGCAGACCCTGCTCAGCCTGTGGATGCCTTATTATCAGACGCTGCATATCTCCCATGTGATCAGTTTGCTGTGCGGATCGCTGATGATCGCTGTGAGTCTCGGAATCTGGCATGCCTATGGCATCGACCTCAATCTGCTTATGATCGGGATTTTTCTGTTCATCAGCAATTGGATGGATTATCGCAATATTTCTTATATCTTTCTGCGTTTCCTGATGGGCCGGGAGCAGCGCATGCGCGGGAAGCTGTCAGGCGGCATGACCGCCCATCCAATCTTGGTCACACCGGGACATACGGTTTCGCAGGTTGTGAGGATGTTGAAGCGGGAACAGTATCATGTGATCTACATCTGCAATGAAGAGGGCAAGATTAAGCAGACGCTTCCCGAGCAGCGGGTGATTCAAGCTTTTTTGATGAGAAATCATTGA